Genomic segment of Umezawaea sp. Da 62-37:
TGAGGTTCTGGATCTGCTCCTCGAAGGTCGTGTTGACGTCCAGCCCGACCTTCGCGCGGCGCTGGAAGTCGTCGCGGTCCTCGTAGGGCACGCCCAGCAGCTCGCAGATGACCTGGGTCGGGATGGGGGTGCTGAACACCGTCACGAGGTCGGCGCCCTGGCCCGCCTCCTCCAGCGCGGCGAGCCTGGCCTCGACGATCCCCTCGATCATCGGGCGCAGCGAGCGCACCCGCTTGATCGTGAACGTGCCGGTGAGCATGCGCCGCAGCCGGGAGTGGTCGGCGCCGTTGTAGTTGAGCAGGTTGCCCGGCTGGTTGAGCATGGTCCGGGGCTGGTCGGGGTCGAAGACGAAGCCCATCTGGAGGCGGTCGTCGCTCAGGGCGCTCTTGGCGTCCTCGTACCGCGTGATCGCCACGGCGTCGAACTCGCCGAGCAGCGGACTGGGCACCTTGACCCGCGGCAGCGCGTCTTCCTTCTGGATCTCGTAGAGCCCGGCGGCGGGGTCGAACGGGCAGCCGGCGGCGCGAGCCGCGATCGGGAGCACCTTGGGTTCGGGCATGGAATTGCCTCTCTGTCCCAGGAGGAGAAGGGGGCGGGAATAATAAGTGGGAGTTGACACCCACTTAATTCAGGCAAGTTAGCAGTGGTCGAAGCGCAGTGGCAACAGGGCTTTTCTGGAATTCGGACCGCTGTCCATCCACAATGGATGTCTATTCGGAACGGACCCCCGATGAAGGGACCGCGACGGGTCTGCGTGAATCGTTTCCGGGCGGCGTCCGGACGTGCCGGACGGGGATCACCCCGCTCACGAGGAGCGCGACGACGGAGCTCACGACACCCGTCACCGCGACGAGCACGAAGGCGCTCCGCAGCGGGATGTCCACTCCCCCAACGGATGTGCTCAGCCGGGTGAAGATGACACCCACCACCGCACCCGCCATCGACGAGCCGATGGACCGCATCAGCGTGTTGAAACCGTTCGCGGCACCGGTCTCGCCCGGCGACACCGACCCCATGATCAGGGCGGGCATCGCGCCGTAGGCGAACCCGACGCCCGCGTTGGTCACCACCGTGCCGAACACGAGACCGGCGGTGGATCCCAGCCAGACCAGGCAGGCCACGTACCCGAGTCCGATGAGGACCGTCCCGAGCACCAGGGAGAACTTCGGTCCGCGCGCCGCCGAGAGCTTGGCCCCCACCGGTGACGCGATCATCATCGCGGCCCCCGCGGGCACCATCCACAACCCCGCCGAGATCATCGAGTGGCCGAGGCCGTGCCCCGTGGAGACGGGGAGCTGGAGCAGTTGCGGCACCACGAGGATCTGCGCGTACATCGCGAAGCCGACGACGACCGACGCGGTGTTCGTGAGGAGCACCGGCCGCCGGGCGGCGGTGGCGAAGTCGATCAGCGGGTCGGTCACCCGTCGTTCCCACCAGGCCCAGGCCACGAGCGCGACCGCCGCGCCGACGAACAGCGCGAGGGTCGTGGGACTGGACCAGCCCCACTCGCCGCCGTGGGAGATCGCCAGCAGCAGCGCGGTCAGCCCGGCGGTCATGCCGAGCGCGCCGACGAGGTCGAAGCTGCCGTGCGCGAGCCCCGGCGCCACCGGGACCAGCCACACCACCAGCACGGCGATCACCGCGGTCAGCGCGGCGACACCCCAGAACAGCAGGTGCCAGTCGCCGAGCTGCGCCACGATCCCGCCGACGGGCAGCCCGAACGCCGAGCCGACACCGAGGACGGAGGACGTCAGCGCGATCGCCGTGCCGACCCGCCGCGGCGACAGGACGTCGCGCAGCAGGCTGATCCCCAGGGGCACGATCGCCATGCCCACGCCCTGGAGCGCCCGTCCGACGACCATCGGCGCGAGCGAGTCGGCCACCGCGCAGAGCAGCGACCCGGCCGTCAGCAGCGCCAGCACGACCAGCACCAGCCGCCGTTTGCCGTAGAGGTCGCCGAGCCTGCCGATGACCGGGCTGATGACCGCGCCGGCGAGCATCGCCGCGATGACCACCCAGAAGGTGCCCGCCGTGCCCGCGTGCAGCAGGCCCGGCAGCTCGCCGAGCAACGGGACCACCAGGGTCTGCGTCATCGCGGCCACACCGGCGGCCAGGGCGATGACGACCACGATGGCGCGTTCGGCCCGATCGGGCCGCGCCCCGTTCACCGGGACGCTCCGCCGCGGCCGCACGGGCCGTCGCACTCTTCGCACACCATGCCCACCTCACTGAACCGTCTGGACGTGCCGCGCCGGGATCCGGCCGGACGGGGCGCGGACGGTCTTCGTCGACCGCCGGAGCGGCGGTCCACCGCCTCATCGCTCCACCCGTTGGCCAGACGCTAGCATTATTTGGCATGGTGTGCCATTTTGGCTACCAGTGACATCGACACCGGGGGTCCGTACGACGGGCGCGGTGCCGACCCGTCCGACGACTGGAGGAGAATGTGGGACGTGACAGCAGAGCCCGACGAGGCGCAGGCGGACCGCGGCCGCGGCAGGCCGCCGATGACCGAGCGGCGGAAGGAGATCATCCGGCTGCAGATCGCGACGGTGGCGCTTGACCTCTTCAAGTCGCAGGGCGTCGCCGCCACGTCCGTCGAGCAGATCGCGGACGGGCTGGGCATCTCGACCCGCACCCTGTGGCGGTACTCCCCGTCCAAGGAGGGCTGCGTCCTCCCCCTGCTCCAGCACGGGATCGCGGTCGTCGTGCAGAAGTTCCACGAGTGGCCGCGCGACATGCCGCTGCTCGAACAGCTGCTGCACGAGGAGGACCTCGCCGAGGCGACCCCCGAGTCCACTTTGGACCTCGTGCGGCTGACCCGCACGGAGCCCGCCATCCGGTCGGTCTGGCTGCAGAGCCACCTCGACTCGGAGAGCGCCTTCGCGGGGGTCATCGCCGAACGCACCGGCCTGCCGCCGGACGCGCTGGAGACCAAGGTACAGGCGGGCATGTTGAACGTCGCGCTCCGCATCGCGCTGGAGCACTACGCCTGGACCATCGACCAGGGCGTCGAGGAGCCGGGCAGCATGACCGACGCGACGCAGACCGCCTTGCGCACGGCCATCAAGGGCCTCGCGATGTGACCTCGACGGCTCGGGGTCGCACCGGCGAACCGGGCACCGACCGACCGCCGGGGGCGGTCGGTTCGCGCCAAGCCACCGCGGTCGGTTCGCGCCACTGACGACGGGGCGCGGACGCGGGCCGCACCGGACTCACCGGCCCCCGGAATTCCCGCCGAATCGTCCTTCCGGCCACTCATCAGCACCGGTTGGCGGGTGCAGACGCGGACTTCCGCGCCCATTCACCCGGATCGACCCCGACCGGTATCCGAACGCGCGGTGGAAAGGTGCCCTCACGGACCTCCACACCGCCCGAACAGACCGCTACCCTTGTGCCCGCAACAACTCCATTTCGCCTCGAAAAGCCCGGTGAAAGCCTCCGGGAACGGATCCGCGGACCCACTTCCGGGCCGGAACAGTCCATGACCCGTTCCCCTTCGGGCCCCCATCGTCCGGCTTTGAAGACAATTCACAACACCACTTCTACAGTCAGTTGCATGACGGAGACGGATGTGCCTCAGGTAGCCGATCCCGAGATAGCAGCACTGGTCCGCGCCGAAGTGGAATTCCGGTGGCCCGACGGCATTTCCGGTCTCGACGAGGTCGTGCGCTACGGATTGGTCCCATTCGGCAAGATGATGGGCCCGTGGATGTTGATCCGATCGGCGCTGGCCGTCGGCGGTGAAATGTCACAGGTCCTTCCGGCCGCGGTCGCGGTGGAATGCATCCAGGTCGGCGCGATGATGCACGACGACATCATCGACGGCGACCCGCAGCGGCGGAGCAAACGCGCCGCCCACTCGGCCTACGGATCGTCGACGGCCATTCTGGGCGGCGACGGCCTGTTCTTCCACGGTTTCGCCGCGCTGGCCCGCTGCCAGGAGGCCGGTGTCCCGGTCGACCGCGTCGGCCGGGCGCTGACCATCCTCTCCGAGACCGGCCTGCGCATCGGCGAGGCGGCGCTCACGGAGGTCCGGATGAGCCGCACCGTCTGCTCCACCGCCACCTACCTCAACATGATCAAGGACAAGAGCGGGGCGCTGCTCTGGATGGCGTGCGGGCTCGGCGCCACGCTCAGCGGAGCCGACGACGCCTCCCTCGCGGCGCTCAAGCAGTACAGCGACCTGCTCGGAGTCGGCTACCAGATCCGCGACGACCTGATGGCCTTCGACGGGACCAATGCCGGAAAACCGAACATCTCGGACATCCGCAACGGCAGGCCCACCCTGCCGGTGCTGCTCGCGCACCGCCGCGCGCCGCGCGACAAGCAGCGCGTCATCGAGCACCTGCTCGCCGACACCTCCTCCCCCCTGGAGGAGCGCCACGAGGCGATGGCGGAACTGGCGAACGCCTTCGGGGCCGTGGAATCGGCGCGGGCGATGTCGCACCGCTACGCGCGTCTGGCCGGACGCGCGTTGGACAGCCTGCCCCCGACCGCACATCGGGACGCCCTCGCGGAACTCACCGTGCCCGGTCGTCTGGTGTAGCGCGCGGACGCACTCGAGGAGGTTGTCATCGTGACCGTCATGAACTATTCGGGGTACCTTCACCTGAAGGAACTGCTGGCGCTGCAGAATCCGCTCACACCGTCCGACCAGCAGGACCTCCACGACAGCGAACGGCTTTTCATCGTCGTGCACCAGGCGTCCGAGACGCTGCTCAGCCAGGCGATCGCCGATCTCCGCCACATCGAGGCCGGGGACTGCGGCGAAAACTGCTCCGCCTACCGGGTGGATCGGGCGACCCACATCGTCCACGCCCTCGTCGGGCATTTGGAGTTGATGCACCGCACGTTGGAGCCGGAGGACTTCATGCGGTTCCGCGATCGGTTCGGAACGGCGAGCGGTCTGCAGTCCCCCCAGTTCCACGAACTGTTCCGGACGACCGAGCGCCTCACCACCGGGAACACCGGCCGCGAACTCGGGGTGGAACCCCTGCAACTGCTGGGGCTCAGCGCCGCGATCCGGCAGTGGCGGTACACGCATTTGAAGATGGTCGAGCACATGATCGGCAGCCTGCCGGGCTCGGGTGACACCTCCGGCCTCGAATACCTCGAACGCCAGTTGAACGGAACGCCGCGGTGCGAATACGCCGACGGCGCCACCGCCGGAAGGCCCCGGACGCATTCCTGAGAGGCGAGAAATGCGCGCGCACTCCCCGAGTTCCCCGCTGGGGCACGTCGTAATCCTCGGCGGCAGCATGGCGGGCCTGCTCGCCGCCCACGTCCTGTCGCGCCACGCCGAGCGGGTGACGGTGCTGGAGCGCGACAACTACGACGCGGGCAGCGGGCCGAGGTCCGGTGTGCCGCAGTCCCGGCACACCCACGTCCTGCTCACCAGCGGCATGAACGCACTCGACGAGCTCCTGCCCGGCGTGGTGCGGGAACTGGAGGACGCGGGCGCGCCGAACCTGTCGATCCCGGCGGACCTCGGTGTGTGGCAGGCGGGCCAGTGGGTGTCGCGCGCCAACGCGTCCCGTCCGGTCATGACCGGGTCGCGACCGCTGCTGGACCACGTGGTCCGCGGCCGGGTGCTGGCCGACCCGCGCATCGACGTGCTGACCTCGACCGAGGCGACCGGGTTCCTCGGCGGTCCCGACCGGATCACCGGGGTCTCGGTCCGCGGCAGGGGAACCGACCACCAGGAGCACGACGG
This window contains:
- a CDS encoding tryptophan 2,3-dioxygenase family protein, which gives rise to MNYSGYLHLKELLALQNPLTPSDQQDLHDSERLFIVVHQASETLLSQAIADLRHIEAGDCGENCSAYRVDRATHIVHALVGHLELMHRTLEPEDFMRFRDRFGTASGLQSPQFHELFRTTERLTTGNTGRELGVEPLQLLGLSAAIRQWRYTHLKMVEHMIGSLPGSGDTSGLEYLERQLNGTPRCEYADGATAGRPRTHS
- a CDS encoding helix-turn-helix domain-containing protein encodes the protein MTAEPDEAQADRGRGRPPMTERRKEIIRLQIATVALDLFKSQGVAATSVEQIADGLGISTRTLWRYSPSKEGCVLPLLQHGIAVVVQKFHEWPRDMPLLEQLLHEEDLAEATPESTLDLVRLTRTEPAIRSVWLQSHLDSESAFAGVIAERTGLPPDALETKVQAGMLNVALRIALEHYAWTIDQGVEEPGSMTDATQTALRTAIKGLAM
- a CDS encoding polyprenyl synthetase family protein — translated: MTETDVPQVADPEIAALVRAEVEFRWPDGISGLDEVVRYGLVPFGKMMGPWMLIRSALAVGGEMSQVLPAAVAVECIQVGAMMHDDIIDGDPQRRSKRAAHSAYGSSTAILGGDGLFFHGFAALARCQEAGVPVDRVGRALTILSETGLRIGEAALTEVRMSRTVCSTATYLNMIKDKSGALLWMACGLGATLSGADDASLAALKQYSDLLGVGYQIRDDLMAFDGTNAGKPNISDIRNGRPTLPVLLAHRRAPRDKQRVIEHLLADTSSPLEERHEAMAELANAFGAVESARAMSHRYARLAGRALDSLPPTAHRDALAELTVPGRLV
- a CDS encoding MFS transporter, encoding MRRVRRPVRPRRSVPVNGARPDRAERAIVVVIALAAGVAAMTQTLVVPLLGELPGLLHAGTAGTFWVVIAAMLAGAVISPVIGRLGDLYGKRRLVLVVLALLTAGSLLCAVADSLAPMVVGRALQGVGMAIVPLGISLLRDVLSPRRVGTAIALTSSVLGVGSAFGLPVGGIVAQLGDWHLLFWGVAALTAVIAVLVVWLVPVAPGLAHGSFDLVGALGMTAGLTALLLAISHGGEWGWSSPTTLALFVGAAVALVAWAWWERRVTDPLIDFATAARRPVLLTNTASVVVGFAMYAQILVVPQLLQLPVSTGHGLGHSMISAGLWMVPAGAAMMIASPVGAKLSAARGPKFSLVLGTVLIGLGYVACLVWLGSTAGLVFGTVVTNAGVGFAYGAMPALIMGSVSPGETGAANGFNTLMRSIGSSMAGAVVGVIFTRLSTSVGGVDIPLRSAFVLVAVTGVVSSVVALLVSGVIPVRHVRTPPGNDSRRPVAVPSSGVRSE